From Selenomonas ruminantium AC2024, a single genomic window includes:
- a CDS encoding YkvA family protein, with protein MRRILTFLKLFRYDLLVMLVALKHRDTPKNVKGLLIAAILYLVSPIDLIPDAIPLAGVIDDAVIVPAAVMGLTNLLPSHVRYQAEAQAGKMLRYMPAILFTATLFVICWLGLVIYGIYRLIF; from the coding sequence ATGCGTAGAATCCTGACATTTTTGAAACTGTTTCGCTATGATTTGCTGGTGATGCTGGTGGCTCTGAAACATCGGGATACCCCGAAGAATGTGAAAGGGCTGTTAATCGCGGCGATTTTATACTTGGTCAGCCCGATTGATTTGATTCCCGATGCCATTCCTTTGGCAGGAGTCATTGATGATGCGGTGATTGTGCCGGCGGCGGTCATGGGACTTACGAATCTGCTGCCATCGCATGTGCGCTATCAGGCAGAAGCGCAGGCGGGGAAAATGCTGCGCTATATGCCGGCCATTTTGTTTACGGCGACCCTGTTCGTCATCTGCTGGCTCGGGCTGGTTATCTATGGAATTTATCGATTGATTTTTTGA
- a CDS encoding diaminopimelate decarboxylase family protein, whose translation MSKKYFPLSTDKLHEVIQKFPTPFHIYEEKAIRENIRALKDAFSWAPAFHEQFAVKALPNPRIVQILHEEGAGTDCSSLAELLISEAAGLKGEEILLTSNDTPADEFQKAVELGAIINLDDITHLDYLEKHAGLPQVLCFRYNPGDEVEGNDIIGQPTEAKYGLTHDQMLEGYRRAKEKGVKRFGLHTMVASNERRTEAFLLTARLMFDLAVELKEKLDISVEFVNLGGGFGIPYRPEEEPLNLKEIGEGIHQLYNKMMVPHGLDKVAIMTESGRAMTGPAGWLVSTVLHEKHTYKDYIGLDSCMANLMRPALYGAYHHITVAGKEDAPCDHVYDVTGSLCENNDKFAIDRKLPEINVGDIVIIHDTGAHGSAMGFNYNGKLWCAELLLREDGSIELIRRAQTIDDYFATLKYPGSLL comes from the coding sequence ATGAGTAAAAAATATTTCCCTTTGTCCACTGACAAATTACATGAAGTCATCCAGAAATTCCCCACACCCTTCCATATATATGAAGAAAAAGCCATCCGCGAAAACATCCGTGCCCTGAAAGATGCGTTCAGCTGGGCACCGGCTTTCCATGAACAGTTTGCCGTCAAAGCCCTGCCCAATCCCCGCATTGTGCAGATTCTCCACGAAGAAGGCGCTGGCACCGACTGCAGCAGCCTCGCTGAACTCTTAATTTCCGAAGCCGCCGGCCTCAAGGGCGAGGAAATCCTGCTGACCTCCAACGATACACCCGCTGACGAATTCCAAAAGGCCGTGGAACTGGGCGCCATCATCAACTTGGACGACATCACCCATCTGGACTATCTCGAAAAACACGCTGGCCTGCCGCAGGTGCTCTGCTTCCGCTACAATCCCGGGGACGAAGTCGAAGGCAACGACATCATCGGCCAGCCCACGGAAGCAAAATACGGCCTGACCCATGACCAGATGCTCGAAGGCTACCGCCGCGCAAAAGAAAAAGGCGTCAAGCGGTTTGGCCTGCACACCATGGTCGCTTCCAACGAGCGCCGCACGGAAGCCTTCCTGCTCACAGCCCGGCTGATGTTCGATTTGGCGGTGGAACTCAAGGAAAAACTGGATATCTCCGTGGAATTCGTAAACCTTGGCGGCGGTTTCGGCATTCCCTACCGCCCCGAGGAAGAACCGCTGAACCTCAAGGAAATCGGCGAAGGCATCCATCAGCTGTACAACAAGATGATGGTGCCCCACGGCCTTGATAAGGTCGCTATTATGACGGAAAGCGGCCGCGCCATGACCGGCCCTGCCGGCTGGCTGGTTTCCACGGTCCTGCATGAAAAGCATACCTACAAGGACTATATCGGTCTGGATTCCTGCATGGCTAACCTCATGCGTCCGGCTCTCTACGGTGCTTACCATCATATCACCGTAGCCGGCAAGGAGGACGCCCCCTGCGACCATGTTTATGATGTGACAGGTTCCCTCTGCGAGAACAACGACAAGTTCGCCATTGACCGCAAACTGCCGGAAATCAATGTCGGTGATATCGTGATTATCCACGACACCGGCGCGCATGGCAGCGCCATGGGCTTTAACTACAACGGCAAGCTCTGGTGCGCAGAGCTGCTGCTCCGTGAGGACGGTTCCATTGAACTCATCCGCCGCGCCCAGACCATTGATGATTATTTCGCCACATTAAAATACCCGGGCTCACTGCTGTAA
- a CDS encoding sensor domain-containing diguanylate cyclase — protein MGKSIYRILLCLVLGLGLLAGGSAQAAELEGPWHYYEFTGAPFTAAPNFARQNVESWPLFDLERRPLFKQGTDRLLLAVKVNDTEPQKKILLFLTAKQAVRMWLGDEYFFSAGSFQPQRFDEGSQPYMVHLPEFSGQQLLVIELYAHAAKDLGWFSMFSVDTEQVQMSQLFFSDIPLVIAIPVGLAIIFIMFLYYYFNPQGWKRLYAYITLFMTVFVFWCVSASNVKSLFGDWPRFWWYMLSIFAYLLPITSNLVLLELLKGKSYARMKYVLGANVLLFVTAMTGEALGLHSMNGLMPFFYLLLPFGEGFAIYWCIQAAREGDALCKAVLFPTVAFTLLGLFDGIAGHYHLLPWRMYLTPLGAYAFLYFVICILREQVRHEESLLQQTAGLEQEVAVIQRKSETDALTGCYNRNKLKDLLAAAIAKARKKDIPFGMLMLDIDFFKKINDNYGHDTGDAVLRGFATVVRQQLDKDDPCVRWGGEEFLVLVNSADLTEIKVLAEKIRQQVEGMVFAGHRITCSIGITLWQNEKDTAATLFKRADGALYQAKNNGRNCVVVNM, from the coding sequence ATGGGAAAAAGCATATATAGAATTTTGCTCTGCCTGGTTTTGGGACTGGGACTGCTGGCAGGCGGCAGTGCGCAAGCCGCTGAACTCGAAGGCCCATGGCATTACTATGAATTTACGGGGGCCCCCTTCACGGCCGCCCCGAATTTTGCCCGGCAGAATGTGGAAAGCTGGCCCCTCTTTGATTTGGAACGCCGGCCTCTCTTCAAGCAGGGCACCGACCGCCTGCTCTTGGCAGTGAAGGTGAACGATACAGAGCCGCAAAAGAAAATACTGCTCTTTTTGACAGCCAAACAGGCGGTGCGCATGTGGCTGGGGGATGAGTATTTCTTTTCGGCAGGCAGTTTTCAGCCACAGCGTTTTGATGAAGGCTCACAGCCCTATATGGTTCATCTGCCGGAGTTTTCCGGCCAGCAGCTATTGGTGATTGAGCTCTATGCCCATGCTGCCAAAGACTTGGGCTGGTTTAGTATGTTTTCGGTAGATACAGAACAGGTTCAGATGAGCCAGCTCTTTTTTTCGGATATTCCGCTGGTCATCGCGATTCCCGTCGGTCTGGCCATCATCTTTATCATGTTCCTCTATTACTACTTCAATCCGCAGGGATGGAAACGGCTCTACGCGTATATCACCCTCTTTATGACGGTGTTTGTGTTCTGGTGTGTCAGTGCTTCCAACGTGAAAAGTCTCTTTGGGGACTGGCCGCGTTTTTGGTGGTACATGCTGAGCATTTTTGCCTATCTGCTGCCCATCACCTCCAATCTCGTGCTGTTGGAACTCTTAAAGGGGAAAAGCTATGCCCGCATGAAATACGTGCTGGGAGCTAATGTGCTGCTCTTTGTGACGGCTATGACAGGTGAGGCTTTAGGCCTGCACAGCATGAACGGCTTGATGCCCTTCTTCTATCTGCTGCTGCCTTTTGGGGAAGGCTTTGCTATCTATTGGTGCATACAGGCAGCTAGGGAGGGGGATGCCCTCTGCAAGGCGGTACTGTTTCCCACGGTGGCCTTTACCCTGCTCGGGCTGTTTGACGGGATAGCAGGTCACTATCATCTGTTGCCATGGCGTATGTATCTGACGCCGTTGGGGGCCTATGCCTTTTTGTACTTCGTCATCTGCATCCTGCGGGAGCAGGTGCGCCACGAGGAATCCCTGTTGCAGCAGACGGCCGGGCTGGAACAGGAAGTGGCCGTCATACAGCGAAAATCCGAAACCGATGCGCTTACGGGCTGTTATAACCGCAACAAGCTGAAGGATTTACTGGCGGCGGCTATCGCCAAGGCCCGGAAAAAAGACATCCCCTTTGGCATGCTGATGCTTGATATTGACTTCTTCAAGAAAATCAATGACAATTATGGCCATGATACCGGAGACGCAGTTTTGCGGGGCTTTGCCACCGTGGTGCGGCAGCAGCTGGACAAAGACGACCCCTGCGTCCGCTGGGGCGGCGAGGAATTCCTCGTGCTGGTAAACAGCGCCGATTTGACGGAAATAAAGGTTTTGGCCGAGAAGATTCGCCAGCAGGTGGAAGGTATGGTTTTTGCAGGCCATAGGATAACTTGTAGCATTGGCATCACCCTTTGGCAGAACGAAAAAGACACCGCCGCCACGCTGTTCAAGCGCGCCGATGGTGCCTTGTATCAGGCCAAGAATAATGGCCGGAATTGTGTAGTGGTCAATATGTGA